CTCGACCAGGGTCATTTGCAGCAGGTCCAGCTCCTGCACCCAATCGAAGGCGTGCGGCACCTGCCGCAGGCGGCGGGGGCGACCTTCGCGCCAATCCAGGCTCAGCGAGTGCCAGTCCAGTTGCAACCAGCCGCCGGGATGACGCCGCCGCCACTCGTCCCGGAAGGAGCGCCAGGTCTCCAGCGCCACATCCCGGCCCGAGCTGCAGTTGAGCAGGAAACGCGGACAGGCCAGGCCCGGCTCCAGTTGCCCGCCGGCCAGGGGCGGCAGGCGCAGTTCCGCCACTTCAGGCTTGTCGGGCCGGCGGCAATCCAGGGTGATGTGATTGCCCCGGCCCGCCACGGCGCACAGGCCTTCCAGCGCGCAGCCGGTGGTGGCGAACACGGGGGCGTAGTGCGGCGCGTCCTCGGCCGCCAGCCAGGCCAGCGGAAGCAGGCGCTCGCCGGGCATAAGGCGGGCCAGGGCGAGGAGGCTGTAGCACAGCCCGCCGGCGGCCACCGTTGCCTGCGGTGCTTCCGCCAAACCGTGCAGCAGGGTGTCCAGGTTGAAGGTGCCGGCCAGGGCCACGCCGCCCGCGCTGAGCGGATCAGGCGCGATCGTCCTCGTCCCCGTCGCTCCAATCGTCTTCCAGCTCGTCCTCGTCGGGATCGATCAGCTCTTCCTCGTCCGGATCGAAGGGGGCCTCCACGTCGGGATCCCAGATGAGCGGATCGGCCTCCGGCCCCTCCACGTCCGGGTCCTCGTCCTCGTCCGGCTCATAACCGGGACGCCAGCGCTGGCCGGGCGTCTCGCCGCCCCCCAGGCCGAAGTCCTCCTCATCCTCCCGGCCGCGCTTGCGGCCGTCCTCCGCATGCAGGCTTTCCTCGCGCATGGGCATGTCCTCCGGCGCTATGGGTCCAAAGGCTCCCTGGAATTCGCCGCGCGAGCGGAGGTCAAGCCTCACCGGCACCCCGCGCAGGTCGAAGGCCCGCCGCAGGCGGTTCTCCAGGAAGCGCAAGTAATGATGGTCCACATGATCCGGGTGGCTGCAGGCAAACACGATCCAGGGGGGATCGTTCCGCACCTGGCGCACCGCGCTGATGCGCACCCAGCGTCCCCCGTGGGAGGCGGGCGGCCGTCGTTCGATCTCCGGCAGCAGGGCCTGCTCCAGCACGGCGCGGGTCAGCTTCACGCGCTGCCGCTGGTGAAGCTCCCAGGCCAGGTCGAGCAGCCGGCGGGTGCGCTGGCCGGTCAAGGCGGAGATGAAGACCACCTGCACCCAGCCCAGGGTCGGGATCTTCTCCCGCAGCCGCCGCTCGTGGTCGCGGGCCGTGTTGGTCGCCTTGTCCGCCACCAGATCCCACTTGTTGACGGCCAGCAGCACGCCCTTGCGCGCGGCGATCGCCTCCTCCAGCACCTGGATGTCCTGGTGGGTGAGGCCCTCCTCGGCGTCCACGAGCAGGATGCAGACCTCCGCCCCCGTGATGGCGGCCTGGCTGCGCAGGGTGGCATAGAACTCCACATTCTCCTTGACCCGCGTGCGGCGGCGCAGGCCGGCCGTGTCGACCAGCACGTAGCGCCGGCCGTTGTGGCGGACCACGCTGTCAATGGAGTCCCGCGTCGTGCCCGCCACCGGGGTCACCAACACGCGGTCCGCTCCCAGCAGCCGGTTGACGAGACTGGATTTGCCCACGTTGGGACGCCCGATGATGGCCACGCGCAGGTCCCCCTCCAGGCCCGCTCGACCGCCTTCCGGCAGCAGGGCGACGAGGCGGTCGAGCAGGTCGCCGCTCTGGCGGCCGCTGATGGCGGAGACGGGCTGGGGCTCGTCCAGTCCCAGCTTCCAGAACTCGGCGGCCTCCAGCTCCAACCGCTCGTTGTCGGCCTTGTTCGCCACCAACAGACAGGGCTTGCCCTTGTCCCGGATGTGGCGGGCCAGCAGTTGGTCCGTCTCCGTGATGCCGGTGGTGGCATCCACGACCAGGAGCACAAGATCCGCCTCGTCCAGCCCCATCTCCACCTGCTCGCGGATGGCCACGTCGAAGAGGTCGTTGCCCTCGGGCACGAAACCGCCCGTGTCCATGAGCATGAACTCGCGCCCGCCCCAGGCCGCCTCGGCGTAGTGGCGGTCCCGCGTCACACCCGGTTCGTCATGGACAATGGCCTTGCGGGCGTGGATGAGGCGGTTGAAGAGCGTGGACTTGCCCACGTTCGGCCGCCCCAGCACCGCCACGATCGGT
The bacterium DNA segment above includes these coding regions:
- a CDS encoding PfkB family carbohydrate kinase; translation: MALAGTFNLDTLLHGLAEAPQATVAAGGLCYSLLALARLMPGERLLPLAWLAAEDAPHYAPVFATTGCALEGLCAVAGRGNHITLDCRRPDKPEVAELRLPPLAGGQLEPGLACPRFLLNCSSGRDVALETWRSFRDEWRRRHPGGWLQLDWHSLSLDWREGRPRRLRQVPHAFDWVQELDLLQMTLVEAGSLTGRPPRRLEDAADLVLRLRKAGCRRVVVTAGAAGLLYADGSGLRRQAAWAPSQVRDTTGCGDVLGAALLATLGRGWPVEEALPVAARMAGLACAGVGLAKLDALSPVDDHRPATKSK
- the der gene encoding ribosome biogenesis GTPase Der, producing the protein MRSKPIVAVLGRPNVGKSTLFNRLIHARKAIVHDEPGVTRDRHYAEAAWGGREFMLMDTGGFVPEGNDLFDVAIREQVEMGLDEADLVLLVVDATTGITETDQLLARHIRDKGKPCLLVANKADNERLELEAAEFWKLGLDEPQPVSAISGRQSGDLLDRLVALLPEGGRAGLEGDLRVAIIGRPNVGKSSLVNRLLGADRVLVTPVAGTTRDSIDSVVRHNGRRYVLVDTAGLRRRTRVKENVEFYATLRSQAAITGAEVCILLVDAEEGLTHQDIQVLEEAIAARKGVLLAVNKWDLVADKATNTARDHERRLREKIPTLGWVQVVFISALTGQRTRRLLDLAWELHQRQRVKLTRAVLEQALLPEIERRPPASHGGRWVRISAVRQVRNDPPWIVFACSHPDHVDHHYLRFLENRLRRAFDLRGVPVRLDLRSRGEFQGAFGPIAPEDMPMREESLHAEDGRKRGREDEEDFGLGGGETPGQRWRPGYEPDEDEDPDVEGPEADPLIWDPDVEAPFDPDEEELIDPDEDELEDDWSDGDEDDRA